The Pygocentrus nattereri isolate fPygNat1 chromosome 1, fPygNat1.pri, whole genome shotgun sequence genome window below encodes:
- the LOC108415678 gene encoding interferon-induced protein 44-like, with protein MAFLLGMFVDKPEFITVLNDKQVEAGANVILRCEVNTTQVTVTWKKNGQKLNCLEGKHKIRLIQKLCCLEIQRVEDVDEGSYTVEVSNKLGSVSCSATVTVVINKWRTITRNSAEMVRSLRSYQVCDRVTELRFLLHGPIGAGKSSVINTIKTIFENRPFVNCLAGESGESVTLYYEKFTVGSERSGLLPFAFYDVMGLEEGQTRGAHTDDIIKALKGHIPNNYRFQDYPITEDHRHYNATPTLNDRIHCLVSVLPADKISLMENAVIEKMKCIRRAATELGIPQMIFMTRVDSVCKMTKDDVSKVYQSKKIKEKMQECSNRLGVPMNCVFPVETYHEQNQLNEHINCLILDALTQIVFWANDYAEKCSRN; from the exons AATGATAAACAAGTGGAAGCTGGAGCGAACGTCATTCTTCGCTGTGAAGTAAATACCACACAAGTGACGGTAACGTGGaagaagaacggccaaaaactgaactgtttggaaggaaaacacaaaatcagaTTAATCCAGAAATTGTGCTGCTTGGAAATCCAAAGGGTCGAGGATGTCGATGAAGGGAGTTACACTGTCGAAGTGTCCAACAAGCTGGGCAGCGTGTCCTGCTCTGCCACGGTGACCGTTG TAATCAACAAATGGAGAACAATAACTCGAAA CTCAGCCGAGATGGTGAGATCTCTGAGAAGTTATCAGGTCTGTGACCGCGTCACTGAGCTCCGTTTCCTCCTCCATGGTCCAATCGGAGCAGGAAAATCCAGCGTCATAAATACCATCAAAACTATTTTTGAAAACCGTCCGTTTGTTAACTGTCTGGCCGGCGAGTCTGGAGAAAGTGTCACTCTATAC TACGAGAAGTTCACCGTTGGAAGTGAGCGCTCCGGACTTTTACCGTTCGCCTTCTATGATGTGATGGGTCTTGAAGAGGGACAAACAAGAGGGGcacacactgatgacatcatcaaAGCTTTAAAAGGCCACATACCGAATAATTACAGA TTCCAGGATTATCCAATAACTGAAGACCACAGACACTACAACGCCACTCCGACCCTGAATGACAGGATTCACTGCCTGGTCAGTGTTTTACCAGCAGATAAAATCTCCCTGATGGAAAATGCGGTCATTGAGAAAATGAAGTGCATCAGAAGAGCAGCTACTGAATTAG GAATTCCCCAGATGATCTTCATGACCAGAGTTGACAGCGTGTGCAAAATGACAAAAGACGATGTGAGCAAGGTGTATCAAAGCAAGAAGATCAAGGAAAAG atgcaGGAGTGCAGTAACAGACTCGGCGTCCCAATGAACTGCGTCTTCCCTGTGGAGACCTACCACGAGCAGAATCAGCTGAATGAGCATATAAACTGTCTGATTCTGGACGCTTTAACTCAGATTGTATTCTGGGCGAACGACTATGCAGAGAAATGTTCTAGAAATTAG